The following are encoded together in the Deltaproteobacteria bacterium genome:
- a CDS encoding MBL fold metallo-hydrolase, with amino-acid sequence MELREIAADVYACVTPDRGLGWSNSGLVRRAGGLVIDTFWDLPHTRALMDLYRRVLPTPARRVVNTHHNGDHCWGNQLFHEAEIIGHRRCAEAFGKDSSPAGLQMLRGAVDSADPAIAAFAAALADWDFSGIELTPPTTVFDDRLDLDLDGLRVELRYVGPAHTVGDVIVHLPAERVVFTGDVLFRLCTPIGWEGTFARWLAALDTLIELAPEVVVPGHGPLSGLEGPREMRAYLVYVREESRRHFEAGRSEIEAAKRIDLGPYAGWTEPERLLFNVERAYREFRGMPYDAPIDALATFRGMHELRTHLAGRSR; translated from the coding sequence ATGGAGCTTCGCGAGATCGCCGCGGACGTCTACGCGTGCGTCACGCCCGACCGTGGTCTCGGCTGGAGCAACTCGGGTCTCGTGCGTCGCGCGGGCGGGCTCGTCATCGACACGTTCTGGGATCTCCCCCACACGCGCGCCCTCATGGATCTCTATCGGCGCGTGCTGCCGACCCCGGCGCGGCGCGTGGTCAACACGCACCACAACGGCGACCACTGCTGGGGGAACCAGCTGTTCCACGAGGCCGAGATCATCGGCCATCGCCGGTGCGCCGAGGCGTTCGGCAAGGACTCCTCGCCGGCGGGATTGCAGATGTTGCGCGGGGCCGTCGACAGCGCCGATCCCGCGATCGCGGCGTTCGCCGCGGCGCTGGCCGACTGGGATTTCAGCGGCATCGAGCTGACGCCGCCGACCACCGTGTTCGACGATCGCCTGGACCTGGACCTCGACGGCCTGCGCGTGGAACTGCGCTACGTCGGACCCGCGCACACCGTCGGCGACGTGATCGTGCACCTTCCGGCTGAGCGGGTGGTCTTCACCGGGGACGTGCTCTTCCGGCTCTGCACGCCGATCGGTTGGGAAGGCACCTTTGCCCGGTGGCTCGCGGCGCTCGATACCCTCATCGAGCTCGCACCCGAGGTCGTCGTGCCCGGACACGGGCCGCTCTCCGGTCTCGAGGGGCCGCGTGAGATGCGCGCCTATCTCGTCTACGTGCGCGAGGAGTCGCGCCGTCATTTCGAGGCGGGGCGGTCGGAGATCGAGGCCGCCAAACGCATCGACCTCGGCCCGTACGCCGGGTGGACGGAGCCCGAGCGACTGCTCTTCAACGTCGAGCGCGCGTACCGTGAGTTCCGCGGCATGCCGTACGACGCGCCGATCGACGCGCTCGCCACGTTCCGTGGAATGCATGAGCTGCGGACGCACCTCGCCGGCCGCTCCCGCTGA
- the tig gene encoding trigger factor translates to MEVTVEDLSPIKKKLGIALPPEEVQAKIDAAYRGLSQRARIKGFRPGKVPRKVLEQYYGNQVESEVIGELIQHSFVHALEERRLQAVARPEIVAEEVRPAEGLRYSATIEIKPDVRVAGYTNLEVDRTVDPVGDEAIDAQLERARQSFAQMVPVTDRDEVAQGDLASIAYTGVVEGRALTGSGPQSRVVEVGGGTFPPPFEEKLVGMKRGESAHIAIDYPASHHSADVAGKTVTFRVEIKDIGRKELPVLDDEFAKDHGECGSLGELRDKIRQGLASAAERDADERVRMALVKQIVECNPFDVPDALTAQRFDAMTREVGVFGAQRSGNPELEAKLDEIRAELRVRARESVHSALVLERIASQEGLAATEAEIDERIAEMVSSAPRERERLADLYRHPEARREVAERLAQEKALSWVVERANVRAPTRQT, encoded by the coding sequence GTGGAAGTCACCGTCGAAGACCTGAGCCCGATCAAGAAGAAGCTCGGCATCGCCCTGCCGCCCGAGGAGGTGCAGGCGAAGATCGATGCCGCGTATCGCGGGTTGTCGCAGCGCGCGCGCATCAAGGGGTTTCGCCCCGGCAAGGTGCCGCGCAAGGTGCTCGAGCAGTACTACGGCAATCAGGTCGAGAGCGAGGTCATCGGCGAGCTGATCCAGCATTCCTTCGTGCACGCGCTCGAGGAGCGACGGCTGCAGGCGGTGGCGCGTCCGGAGATCGTCGCCGAGGAGGTTCGGCCGGCCGAGGGGCTGCGCTACTCCGCCACGATCGAGATCAAGCCCGACGTCCGCGTCGCGGGGTACACGAACCTCGAAGTCGATCGGACCGTGGACCCGGTCGGAGACGAGGCGATCGACGCACAGCTCGAACGGGCGCGGCAGTCGTTCGCGCAGATGGTGCCGGTCACGGATCGCGACGAGGTCGCGCAAGGCGATCTGGCGTCGATCGCGTACACGGGTGTGGTCGAAGGCCGCGCGCTCACGGGCTCCGGACCGCAGAGCCGCGTCGTCGAGGTCGGGGGCGGCACGTTCCCGCCGCCCTTCGAGGAGAAACTGGTCGGGATGAAGCGCGGGGAGAGCGCCCACATCGCCATCGACTATCCGGCGTCTCACCACAGTGCCGACGTTGCCGGAAAGACGGTGACGTTTCGCGTCGAGATCAAGGACATCGGCCGCAAGGAGCTCCCCGTTCTCGACGACGAGTTCGCCAAGGACCACGGCGAGTGCGGATCGCTGGGCGAGCTCCGCGACAAGATCCGGCAGGGCCTGGCGTCCGCCGCCGAGCGGGACGCCGACGAGCGTGTGCGGATGGCGCTCGTGAAGCAGATCGTCGAGTGCAACCCGTTCGACGTTCCGGACGCGCTCACCGCGCAACGCTTCGACGCGATGACGCGCGAGGTCGGTGTCTTCGGCGCGCAGCGCAGCGGGAACCCCGAGCTCGAGGCGAAGCTCGACGAGATTCGCGCCGAGCTGCGCGTGCGGGCGCGGGAGTCGGTGCATTCGGCGCTTGTTCTGGAGCGCATCGCGTCGCAGGAGGGCCTCGCGGCAACCGAAGCCGAGATCGACGAGCGGATCGCGGAGATGGTGAGCTCCGCGCCGCGCGAACGCGAGCGCCTTGCCGACCTCTATCGCCATCCGGAAGCGCGCCGTGAGGTAGCGGAGCGCTTGGCGCAGGAGAAGGCACTCTCCTGGGTCGTCGAGCGCGCGAACGTTCGCGCTCCGACGCGTCAAACTTGA
- a CDS encoding tetratricopeptide repeat protein encodes MPDRYAARAHGLALVVIATATTLAYAGSFGGTWISDDVTAIFQNTTLRALTSENLRILVTSRTDGTNYIPLNFLSLALDYRLWGPDPRGFHLTNLLLHLANAAAVYWAVARLHGSRGLATAAALLWSLHPVQVESVAWISERKNLLSTLFFLLAFHMHLGLTDRPTSGRYLGLVTLYVAALLSKVNTIVLPALLLWYEIVIRRRLRAGDLARALPLLACGAVVAWANLHDNPSHGAAYHGGSLAVTMRTSVTTIPRYLWNVVAPFDLMAYYPVPLRASWLDPTVVTAVAVIGALMLVTCWCAARGYAEGFWLVWFGVTLSPMLNLVPFPALMNDRYLYLPLLGALVPLLRLGQRALASVGAARGAPFAVGAAAVVLALLTTARVAVFHDPLSLWADMGLRTPYITADQPYGPGPRTEEKRLLADALRSHPERAALHNNVGGLAFEENRLSDALASLTRAQELDPNDPAIALNLGRTQLRLGLTDDAIRTLERAVALEPPSFFARLNLARAYLSKGDLAAARAELTRAKTLKSDPYFWKGFEQALARAEQRGS; translated from the coding sequence GTGCCCGATCGCTACGCCGCCCGCGCGCACGGGCTCGCGCTCGTCGTGATCGCGACCGCGACGACCCTCGCATACGCCGGGAGCTTCGGCGGCACGTGGATCTCCGACGACGTCACCGCGATCTTCCAGAACACGACGCTGCGCGCGCTGACGTCCGAAAACCTCCGGATCCTCGTCACCTCGCGCACCGACGGCACAAACTACATCCCGCTGAATTTCCTGTCGCTCGCTCTCGACTATCGCCTGTGGGGACCGGACCCTCGAGGCTTCCATCTGACCAATCTCCTGCTCCACCTCGCGAACGCCGCGGCGGTCTACTGGGCCGTGGCGAGGCTGCACGGGTCGCGCGGCCTCGCGACCGCGGCGGCGCTCCTCTGGTCGTTGCACCCGGTGCAGGTCGAGTCGGTCGCGTGGATCAGCGAACGAAAGAACCTGCTCTCGACGCTCTTCTTCCTCCTCGCGTTCCACATGCATCTCGGTCTGACGGACCGCCCGACCTCGGGGCGCTACCTCGGGCTGGTCACGCTCTACGTCGCCGCCTTGCTATCGAAGGTGAACACGATCGTCCTTCCCGCCCTGCTGCTCTGGTACGAGATCGTCATCCGGCGCCGTTTGCGGGCAGGCGATCTCGCGCGCGCGCTCCCGCTGCTCGCGTGCGGCGCCGTCGTCGCGTGGGCCAATCTGCACGACAACCCGAGCCACGGTGCCGCGTACCACGGCGGCAGCCTCGCGGTGACCATGCGCACGAGCGTGACCACCATCCCGCGCTATCTCTGGAACGTCGTCGCGCCCTTCGATCTCATGGCGTACTACCCGGTGCCCCTGCGCGCGTCGTGGCTCGATCCGACGGTTGTGACCGCGGTCGCCGTCATCGGGGCCCTGATGCTCGTCACGTGCTGGTGCGCGGCCCGCGGGTATGCCGAGGGGTTCTGGCTCGTATGGTTCGGGGTCACCTTGTCGCCGATGCTGAATCTGGTGCCGTTTCCGGCGCTGATGAACGACCGCTACCTCTACCTGCCGTTGCTCGGCGCCCTGGTGCCGCTCCTGCGGCTCGGACAGCGGGCACTCGCTTCGGTCGGCGCCGCGCGCGGCGCGCCCTTCGCGGTCGGAGCCGCGGCCGTCGTGCTCGCGCTTCTCACGACCGCCCGCGTCGCCGTCTTCCACGATCCGCTCTCGCTCTGGGCGGACATGGGGCTCCGCACCCCGTACATCACCGCGGATCAACCGTACGGTCCGGGCCCGCGGACGGAGGAGAAACGCCTCCTCGCCGACGCTCTCCGGTCGCACCCCGAACGCGCCGCGCTCCACAACAACGTCGGGGGCCTCGCCTTCGAAGAGAATCGCCTGTCCGACGCGCTCGCGTCGCTCACCCGGGCGCAGGAGCTCGACCCGAACGATCCCGCGATCGCCCTGAATCTCGGCCGGACCCAGCTTCGCCTCGGCCTTACCGACGACGCGATCCGCACGCTCGAGCGCGCCGTCGCGCTCGAGCCGCCGTCGTTCTTCGCCCGCCTGAACCTCGCGCGCGCGTACCTCTCGAAGGGCGACCTCGCCGCGGCGCGCGCGGAGCTGACGCGCGCCAAGACGCTCAAATCGGACCCGTACTTCTGGAAGGGATTCGAACAGGCCCTGGCGCGCGCGGAGCAACGCGGCTCCTGA
- a CDS encoding alpha-1,4-glucan--maltose-1-phosphate maltosyltransferase, protein MRATGSEEAAVGSDVEPPRFVIEHVAPTADAGRHPIKRILGEPCPVTVDILRDGHDVLAGRIAFRGPGDTAWRYASLAYDYDSDRWHGSFLPDRLGRWTYTIEAWTDRFATWRRALAARLDAGRPLEADLREGAALLREAAPHAPAAALARAAAALGRVDVPSAERALTVLRDDTLAELVARHLPAPDRTRHAVDLVVIVDRERARFAAWYELFPRSCSPLPGRHGTLRDAAERLPALAALGFDVAYLPPIHPIGRTHRKGPNGAPTAGPDDPGSPWAIGGDAGGHTAIEPALGTLADFDHLVAVAARHGLEIALDFAPHCSPDHPWIREHPDWFVRRADGSIRCAENPPYTFEDIVPVDFWCADRAALWAAWRDVVLFWIEHGVRTFRVDNPHTKPFAFWEWLIADVTRAHPDVLFLAEAFTRPKAVRALAALGFSQSYTYFIWRTTAAELRAYLTELTQGELAEILRPALFPTTPDVLHAYLQTGGRAAFRVRLLLAATLSPLYGIYSGYELCEATPLHAGGEEYLDSEKFQLRRRDYDAAGNLNDDVRALNDLRRRHRALQLANNLAFHDAGAEHLLWYSKRGDAPEETLLVVVNLDPHHVRESMVEVPLEMLGLGEDASFEVEECLSGERFAWRGRRNYVRLDPADRVGQIFRLRAPSIPA, encoded by the coding sequence ATGAGGGCGACGGGGAGCGAGGAAGCGGCGGTCGGATCGGACGTCGAGCCGCCGCGATTCGTGATCGAGCACGTCGCACCGACGGCCGACGCCGGCCGCCATCCGATCAAGCGCATCCTCGGCGAGCCCTGCCCCGTGACGGTCGACATCCTGCGCGACGGCCACGACGTCCTGGCCGGCCGCATCGCGTTCCGCGGCCCCGGCGACACGGCCTGGCGGTACGCGTCGCTCGCCTACGACTACGACAGCGACCGCTGGCACGGGAGCTTCCTCCCGGATCGGCTCGGCCGCTGGACGTACACCATCGAGGCATGGACGGACCGCTTCGCCACGTGGCGGCGCGCGCTCGCGGCGCGGCTCGACGCGGGCCGCCCCCTCGAGGCGGATCTGCGCGAAGGCGCGGCGCTCCTTCGCGAAGCGGCGCCGCACGCGCCGGCCGCGGCGCTCGCACGCGCCGCCGCCGCGCTCGGCCGCGTCGACGTACCGTCCGCCGAGCGCGCGTTGACGGTGCTCCGCGACGACACGCTCGCCGAGCTCGTCGCACGCCATCTCCCCGCGCCCGACCGGACGCGCCACGCCGTCGACCTGGTCGTGATCGTCGATCGCGAGCGCGCCCGCTTCGCCGCCTGGTACGAGCTGTTCCCCCGCTCGTGCAGCCCGCTCCCCGGCCGGCACGGCACGCTGCGCGACGCCGCCGAGCGCTTGCCGGCCCTCGCGGCGCTCGGATTCGATGTCGCATACCTTCCGCCGATCCACCCGATCGGACGCACGCACCGCAAGGGTCCGAACGGCGCCCCGACCGCGGGTCCGGACGATCCGGGAAGCCCGTGGGCGATCGGAGGAGACGCCGGCGGCCACACCGCGATCGAGCCCGCGCTCGGCACACTCGCCGACTTCGACCACCTCGTCGCCGTGGCCGCGCGCCACGGGTTGGAGATCGCGCTCGACTTCGCGCCGCACTGCTCGCCGGACCACCCGTGGATCCGCGAGCATCCCGACTGGTTCGTCCGACGCGCCGACGGGTCGATCCGGTGCGCCGAGAACCCGCCCTACACGTTCGAGGACATCGTGCCGGTCGACTTCTGGTGCGCCGACCGCGCGGCGCTCTGGGCGGCGTGGCGCGACGTCGTGCTCTTCTGGATCGAGCACGGCGTCCGCACCTTCCGCGTCGACAACCCGCACACGAAGCCCTTCGCCTTCTGGGAGTGGCTGATCGCCGACGTCACCCGCGCGCACCCCGACGTGCTCTTCCTCGCCGAGGCCTTCACCCGTCCGAAGGCGGTCCGCGCGCTCGCCGCGCTCGGCTTCAGCCAGTCGTACACCTACTTCATCTGGCGGACGACGGCGGCGGAGCTGCGCGCGTACCTGACGGAGCTCACCCAGGGAGAGCTCGCCGAGATCCTGCGACCCGCCCTCTTCCCGACGACGCCCGACGTGCTGCACGCCTACCTCCAGACCGGCGGCCGCGCGGCCTTCCGGGTGCGCTTGCTGCTGGCCGCGACGCTCTCGCCGCTCTACGGCATCTACAGCGGCTACGAGCTCTGCGAAGCGACCCCGTTGCACGCGGGCGGTGAGGAGTACCTCGACTCGGAGAAGTTCCAGCTGCGCCGGCGCGACTACGACGCCGCGGGCAACCTGAACGACGACGTGCGCGCGCTGAACGACCTTCGGCGGCGCCATCGCGCGCTCCAGCTCGCCAACAATCTCGCCTTCCACGATGCGGGCGCCGAGCACCTGTTGTGGTACTCGAAGCGCGGTGATGCCCCGGAGGAGACCCTGCTCGTCGTCGTGAACCTCGACCCGCACCACGTGCGCGAGTCCATGGTCGAGGTCCCCCTCGAAATGCTCGGCCTCGGCGAGGACGCGTCCTTCGAAGTCGAGGAGTGCCTGAGCGGCGAGCGCTTCGCGTGGCGGGGCCGGCGCAACTACGTCCGGCTCGACCCCGCGGACCGGGTCGGCCAGATCTTCCGCCTCCGCGCGCCGAGCATTCCCGCATGA
- the glgX gene encoding glycogen debranching protein GlgX, with product MSANDVRVWPGAPQPLGATWDGEGVNFAIFSAHATAIELCLFDDADREAARVPLVERDQGVWHAYLPDVRPGQRYGYRVHGPYDPQRGHRFNPQKLLVDPYARALSDGGRFGPSLFGFAPAEPEDDLVPSPLDSADAAPKSVVVESAFTWGDDRPPRVSWSRTVIYECHVKGLTARHPEVPARLRGTYLGLATDPVIQHLQSLGVTTIELLPIHQAIVDRHLFARGLTNYWGYNTLAFFAPDVRFATAGGGAQVAEFKTMVKRLHRAGLEVILDVVYNHTGEGDQRGPTLSLRGIDNAVYYRLDAGNPRSYVDVTGCGNTLNLPHPRTTQLVLDSLRYWVEEMHVDGFRFDLAPVLGRGAAVDVRSDAFFEMVRQDPVLSRVKLVAEPWDLGPGGDWGGAFPAGWSEWNGRFRDGVRRFWRGDPGRVADLASRLSGSSELFGPNGRNADASINFVTCHDGFTLRDLVSYDQKHNEANGEDNRDGTNDNWSRNWGAEGPTAAVEVLRQRASTERNLLATLAFSQGVPMLLAGDEMHHTQHGNNNAYCQDSELSWVDWNLDQPARDLLAFTRRVFAIRAGNPVLRRRSFFHGGEISGTGLKDVAWLRPDGQELTEADWHHPEAHVLGMLIHGRATDEKDDRGRPVVGRTLLLLANGGTRPRAFNLPRLGRPGEWHELVHTARNTTRTIKADVVNLVGHSLVLLRYEDRG from the coding sequence ATGAGCGCGAACGACGTGCGCGTCTGGCCGGGCGCCCCGCAGCCCCTCGGCGCCACCTGGGACGGCGAAGGCGTCAACTTCGCGATCTTCTCCGCCCACGCGACGGCGATCGAGCTCTGCCTCTTCGACGACGCCGACCGCGAGGCCGCGCGCGTTCCGCTGGTCGAGCGCGACCAAGGGGTCTGGCACGCCTACCTGCCGGACGTCCGCCCCGGCCAGCGCTACGGCTACCGGGTCCACGGACCGTACGATCCGCAACGCGGTCATCGGTTCAATCCGCAGAAGCTCCTGGTCGATCCCTACGCGCGGGCGCTCAGCGACGGCGGCCGCTTCGGCCCCTCGCTCTTCGGCTTCGCTCCGGCCGAGCCGGAGGACGACCTCGTCCCGAGCCCGCTCGACAGCGCCGACGCCGCGCCGAAGAGCGTCGTCGTCGAGTCCGCGTTCACGTGGGGCGACGACCGTCCGCCCCGCGTCTCGTGGAGCCGCACGGTGATCTACGAGTGCCACGTGAAGGGCCTGACCGCGCGCCACCCCGAGGTGCCGGCGCGCCTGCGCGGCACCTACCTCGGCCTCGCGACCGACCCCGTGATCCAGCACCTCCAGAGCCTCGGCGTCACCACGATCGAGCTGCTGCCGATCCATCAGGCGATCGTCGATCGCCATCTCTTCGCGCGCGGCCTCACCAACTACTGGGGCTACAACACGCTGGCGTTCTTCGCCCCCGACGTGCGCTTCGCGACCGCCGGCGGCGGCGCCCAGGTCGCCGAGTTCAAGACGATGGTGAAGCGGCTCCACCGCGCCGGCCTCGAGGTGATCCTCGACGTCGTCTACAATCACACCGGCGAGGGCGATCAGCGCGGGCCCACGCTCTCGCTGCGCGGCATCGACAACGCCGTCTACTACCGCCTCGACGCCGGCAACCCGCGCTCCTACGTCGACGTCACCGGCTGCGGCAACACCTTGAACCTCCCGCACCCGCGCACGACCCAACTGGTGCTCGATAGCCTGCGGTACTGGGTCGAGGAGATGCACGTGGACGGCTTCCGCTTCGATCTCGCGCCGGTGCTCGGCCGCGGCGCCGCCGTCGACGTGCGCAGCGACGCGTTTTTCGAGATGGTGCGCCAGGATCCGGTCCTCTCGCGCGTGAAGCTCGTCGCCGAGCCGTGGGACCTCGGACCAGGCGGCGACTGGGGCGGCGCGTTCCCCGCCGGATGGTCGGAGTGGAACGGCCGCTTCCGCGACGGTGTCCGCCGCTTCTGGCGCGGCGATCCGGGCCGCGTCGCCGACCTCGCGTCGCGCCTCTCGGGCTCGAGTGAACTCTTCGGACCGAACGGTCGGAACGCCGATGCGAGCATCAACTTCGTCACCTGCCACGATGGATTCACGCTGCGCGACCTCGTGAGCTACGACCAGAAGCACAACGAGGCCAACGGCGAAGACAATCGCGACGGCACCAACGACAACTGGAGCCGCAACTGGGGCGCCGAGGGGCCGACGGCGGCGGTCGAGGTCCTGCGCCAGCGCGCCAGCACCGAGCGCAATCTCCTCGCGACGCTCGCCTTCTCGCAGGGCGTCCCGATGCTCCTCGCGGGCGACGAGATGCACCATACCCAGCACGGCAACAACAATGCTTACTGCCAGGACTCGGAGCTGAGCTGGGTCGACTGGAACCTCGACCAGCCCGCCCGCGACCTTCTCGCGTTCACGCGCCGCGTGTTCGCGATCCGCGCCGGCAACCCCGTGCTGCGGCGCCGGAGCTTCTTCCACGGCGGCGAGATCTCGGGCACGGGGCTGAAGGACGTCGCATGGTTGCGTCCCGACGGTCAGGAGCTCACCGAGGCCGACTGGCACCATCCCGAGGCGCACGTGCTCGGCATGCTCATCCACGGACGGGCGACCGACGAGAAGGACGATCGCGGCCGCCCGGTCGTCGGCCGGACCTTGCTGCTCCTCGCCAACGGCGGAACGCGACCGCGCGCCTTCAACCTGCCGCGCCTCGGCCGCCCCGGCGAATGGCACGAGCTCGTGCACACCGCCCGCAACACGACCCGTACGATCAAGGCCGACGTCGTGAATCTCGTCGGCCATTCGCTCGTGCTCCTGCGCTACGAGGATCGCGGGTGA
- a CDS encoding leucyl/phenylalanyl-tRNA--protein transferase, translating to MPPAASAPSHGCLAAGGDLEPGTILAAYRQGIFPWPDPDGRLLWWSPDPRAVLPLAGFRGSRSLARLRRQGRHRVTRDQDCAGVIAGCADRVEGTWITPAMRRAYERLHGLGWVHSIEVWNEEGSLVGGVYGVAIGRFFAAESMFHRAPNASKIALAELVEGLADEGFELLDVQLATEHLRSLGVVEISRDEYLRRLAASAADR from the coding sequence ATGCCGCCGGCCGCCTCGGCGCCGAGCCACGGCTGTCTCGCGGCGGGGGGCGATCTCGAGCCGGGTACGATCCTGGCCGCCTATCGCCAGGGCATCTTCCCCTGGCCGGATCCCGACGGTCGGCTCCTCTGGTGGTCGCCGGACCCGCGGGCGGTCCTGCCGCTCGCAGGGTTCCGCGGCTCGCGCAGCCTCGCGCGGTTGCGGCGCCAGGGGCGCCATCGTGTCACGCGCGATCAGGATTGCGCCGGGGTGATTGCCGGCTGCGCCGATCGCGTCGAAGGGACCTGGATCACACCGGCGATGCGCCGCGCGTACGAGCGGCTGCACGGACTCGGATGGGTGCACAGCATCGAGGTGTGGAACGAGGAGGGATCGCTGGTCGGGGGCGTCTACGGGGTCGCCATCGGCCGGTTCTTCGCCGCCGAGTCGATGTTCCACCGCGCGCCAAACGCCTCGAAGATCGCGCTCGCGGAGCTCGTGGAGGGGCTTGCCGACGAGGGATTCGAGCTCCTCGACGTCCAGCTCGCGACCGAGCATCTACGATCGCTCGGCGTCGTCGAGATCTCCCGGGACGAATACCTGCGTCGCCTGGCGGCGTCGGCCGCGGACCGGTGA
- a CDS encoding phosphotriesterase, with the protein MTRVRSVQTVTGGVAPEALGRTLIHEHVLVGFPGWNLDALAPRFVRAEAMARAVDQMHELRGLGIGTFVDPCPMDLGRDVEFLAELARKSGMQIVCTTGAYFEAEGITHTFRHLPLEEITAIYIKEITEGIGDTGIRAGAVKIATGAHTVSEYERKLVQAGARAARETGVPLISHTQEASCGHEQIDLVAAEGVPASRLVVGHSDGIDDHDYHRSLAERGAFVGFDRFGITLIVPDEVRVKNVLKLAQAGYTRNVLLSHDSISCWQGRPVPFANRHEDVLAMLPDWRPTTILKKIVPQLRAGGLGDEDIATMLVDNPRRLFTGA; encoded by the coding sequence ATGACCCGAGTTCGCTCCGTACAGACCGTGACCGGCGGGGTCGCCCCCGAGGCCCTCGGGCGGACGCTCATCCACGAGCACGTGCTCGTCGGGTTTCCGGGCTGGAATCTCGACGCTCTGGCGCCGCGGTTCGTGCGCGCGGAGGCGATGGCGCGCGCCGTCGATCAGATGCATGAGCTGCGCGGGCTCGGGATCGGCACCTTCGTGGACCCCTGTCCCATGGATCTCGGACGTGACGTCGAGTTCCTGGCTGAATTGGCCCGGAAGAGCGGAATGCAGATCGTCTGCACGACCGGCGCCTACTTCGAGGCCGAAGGGATTACCCATACGTTTCGGCACCTGCCGCTCGAGGAAATCACCGCCATCTATATAAAGGAGATCACCGAGGGGATCGGGGATACCGGGATCCGGGCGGGGGCGGTGAAGATCGCCACCGGAGCACACACGGTTTCCGAGTACGAGCGGAAGCTCGTCCAGGCCGGCGCGCGGGCGGCGCGTGAGACCGGCGTGCCCCTGATCTCGCACACGCAGGAAGCGTCCTGCGGGCACGAGCAGATCGATCTCGTGGCGGCTGAGGGCGTGCCGGCGAGCCGTCTGGTCGTCGGGCACTCCGACGGCATCGACGACCACGACTACCACCGGTCGCTCGCCGAGCGGGGAGCGTTCGTCGGGTTCGACCGGTTCGGCATCACGCTCATCGTTCCGGACGAGGTCCGGGTGAAGAACGTGCTGAAGCTGGCGCAGGCCGGCTACACGCGGAACGTCCTGCTGTCGCACGACTCGATCTCGTGCTGGCAGGGTCGTCCCGTGCCCTTCGCGAACCGCCACGAAGACGTCCTGGCGATGCTTCCTGATTGGCGGCCGACGACGATCCTGAAGAAGATCGTGCCGCAACTGCGGGCCGGCGGTCTCGGCGACGAGGACATCGCGACCATGCTCGTCGACAATCCGCGCCGGCTCTTCACGGGCGCGTAG